One Methylosinus sp. C49 DNA segment encodes these proteins:
- a CDS encoding cyclic peptide export ABC transporter yields MRNRSLLRASARLLAPYKRQALAAALTGGAASLATVGVLAMIERALGNGLAAAEIAIFAGLCATTLAGEIVANRSNSEVVQGAVADLRKELVDKILCAPVAALERLQRHRIVTALNHDVDEICEFVRGLPFLFVSVLTALGCAAYLVFLSWRLALVAFAFAGLPIYLMRRALSTAFVLFDAERRARDELQKDYDALIEGAKELRLNRARRAVFRNDRLFARIERIRDLTTRNFVIFSTVEAIDTTSIFIVIGGLTAAQTALGETPATTGTFIVALLYMRAPVNAVIAHVAMFGRAATSFRRVVDLSESFTTAEPRLVESAAQPPSPFFGSVELRGVTFQYSQEENVVGFTLGPTDLHIRPGEIVFIVGENGGGKTTLLKLILGVYPPTSGEILVDGRPVCDAERDDYRQLFSAVFFDYFLFDDVSVSQESATAAQDYLALMEISEKTAIENGVYTTTALSAGQRKRLALVSAFAEGRPVMVFDEWAAEQDPAFRRAFYREILPDLKRRGKTLVIISHDDRYFDAADRIVTISGGKISAEA; encoded by the coding sequence ATGCGGAACAGGTCTCTTCTGCGCGCGTCCGCGCGTCTGCTCGCGCCCTATAAAAGGCAGGCTCTCGCCGCGGCGCTGACGGGCGGCGCAGCGAGCCTCGCGACGGTCGGCGTTCTCGCCATGATCGAGCGCGCCCTCGGCAATGGCCTCGCCGCCGCCGAGATCGCGATTTTCGCCGGGCTCTGCGCGACGACTCTCGCAGGCGAAATCGTCGCGAACCGCTCGAACAGCGAGGTCGTCCAGGGCGCTGTCGCCGATCTGCGCAAGGAGCTGGTCGACAAGATTCTCTGCGCGCCGGTCGCGGCGCTCGAGCGCTTGCAGCGACATCGCATCGTCACGGCGCTCAATCACGACGTCGATGAAATCTGCGAGTTCGTGCGCGGACTTCCCTTTCTATTCGTGTCCGTGCTCACCGCGCTCGGTTGCGCCGCCTATCTCGTCTTTTTGTCCTGGCGCCTCGCGCTGGTCGCCTTCGCCTTCGCCGGCCTGCCGATCTATCTCATGCGGCGCGCCCTTTCGACGGCCTTCGTGCTATTCGACGCCGAAAGACGCGCGCGCGACGAGCTGCAGAAGGATTATGACGCGCTGATCGAGGGCGCGAAGGAGCTGCGCCTCAATCGCGCGCGGCGCGCTGTGTTCCGCAATGATCGGCTGTTTGCGCGGATCGAGCGCATACGCGATCTGACCACCCGCAATTTCGTGATCTTCTCCACTGTCGAGGCGATCGACACGACCTCCATCTTCATCGTCATCGGCGGGCTGACCGCCGCGCAAACGGCGCTAGGGGAAACGCCCGCGACGACCGGGACGTTCATCGTCGCGCTTCTCTATATGCGCGCGCCCGTCAATGCGGTGATCGCCCATGTCGCGATGTTCGGCCGCGCGGCGACGTCGTTTCGCCGCGTCGTCGATCTCTCCGAGAGCTTCACGACGGCGGAGCCGCGGCTCGTCGAAAGCGCGGCGCAGCCGCCTTCGCCGTTCTTCGGTTCGGTGGAATTGCGCGGCGTGACCTTTCAATATTCGCAGGAGGAGAATGTCGTCGGCTTCACGCTCGGCCCGACGGATCTTCACATTCGCCCCGGCGAAATCGTGTTCATCGTCGGCGAGAATGGCGGCGGCAAAACCACGCTGCTCAAGCTCATTCTCGGCGTCTATCCGCCGACGAGCGGTGAAATCCTCGTCGACGGCCGGCCGGTCTGCGACGCAGAGCGCGACGATTATCGCCAGCTCTTCTCCGCCGTTTTCTTCGATTATTTCCTCTTCGACGATGTGAGCGTCTCGCAGGAGTCGGCCACTGCTGCGCAGGATTATCTCGCGCTCATGGAGATTTCGGAAAAGACCGCGATCGAGAATGGCGTCTATACGACCACGGCGCTCTCCGCCGGTCAGCGCAAGCGTCTCGCGCTCGTGTCCGCCTTCGCCGAGGGACGGCCGGTGATGGTCTTCGACGAATGGGCGGCGGAGCAGGACCCGGCGTTTCGTCGCGCTTTCTATCGCGAGATTCTTCCCGATCTGAAACGGCGCGGCAAGACGCTCGTCATCATCTCGCATGACGACCGCTATTTCGACGCCGCCGACCGCATCGTCACGATCAGCGGCGGAAAAATTTCCGCAGAAGCCTGA
- the hemH gene encoding ferrochelatase, producing MSASRIGLLLVNLGTPQGADYWSVRRYLREFLSDRRVVDLPPLLWRPILESFVLTFRPRRSARAYRSIWNNERDEGPLKTITRAQAEKLGARFTEQNVIVDFAMRYAGPSIGEKIDALRARGCERILLFPLYPQYAASTTASVFDETARALALLREQPTLRIVPPFYDDPAYIEALAASTRAQLAALDFTPDVLIASFHGLPQAQIDRGDPYRRHCEATYDRLRAALGMSPEHLRLAFQSRFGRAQWIGPYTANMLQELAQSGVKRVAVLTPGFVSDCLETLEEIGVELRHSYLTAGGEKFARLDCLNDSEDGLRALETIARRELAGWLDT from the coding sequence ATGAGCGCGTCTCGCATCGGGCTTCTGCTCGTCAATCTCGGCACGCCGCAGGGCGCCGATTATTGGTCGGTGCGCCGCTATTTGCGCGAGTTTTTGTCGGATCGCCGCGTCGTCGATCTGCCGCCGCTGCTGTGGCGTCCCATTCTCGAGAGCTTCGTGCTCACCTTTCGGCCGCGCCGCTCCGCGCGCGCCTATCGCTCCATCTGGAACAACGAGCGCGATGAAGGCCCGCTGAAGACGATCACCCGCGCGCAGGCGGAAAAGCTCGGCGCGCGCTTCACGGAACAGAATGTCATCGTCGATTTCGCCATGCGCTACGCCGGGCCGTCCATCGGCGAGAAGATCGACGCGCTGCGCGCAAGGGGCTGCGAGCGCATCTTGCTGTTTCCGCTCTATCCGCAATATGCGGCCTCGACGACGGCCTCCGTCTTCGATGAGACAGCGCGCGCGCTGGCTCTGTTGCGCGAGCAGCCGACATTGCGCATCGTCCCGCCCTTCTATGACGATCCCGCCTATATAGAAGCGCTCGCCGCCTCGACGCGCGCGCAGCTCGCTGCGCTGGATTTTACGCCGGATGTTCTGATCGCCTCTTTCCACGGACTGCCGCAAGCGCAGATCGACCGCGGCGATCCCTATCGCCGCCATTGCGAGGCGACATACGATCGTCTGCGCGCCGCGCTCGGCATGTCGCCGGAGCATTTGCGCCTCGCATTTCAATCGCGTTTCGGCCGCGCGCAATGGATCGGCCCCTATACGGCGAATATGCTGCAGGAGCTGGCGCAGAGCGGCGTAAAGCGCGTCGCCGTGCTGACGCCGGGCTTCGTCTCCGATTGTCTGGAGACGCTCGAGGAGATCGGCGTCGAGCTGCGCCATTCTTATTTGACAGCCGGCGGCGAAAAATTTGCGCGGCTCGACTGCCTCAACGACAGCGAGGATGGATTGCGCGCGCTGGAGACGATCGCGCGACGAGAGCTCGCCGGCTGGCTGGACACGTGA